From one Sphingomonas sp. BT-65 genomic stretch:
- the moaC gene encoding cyclic pyranopterin monophosphate synthase MoaC: protein MSDLTHLDESGAARMVDVGAKAETQREAVAIGRITMSAQAAAAIRDGLVKKGDVLAVARVAGIMAAKKTSDLIPLCHPLAISKATLDLVADDTGVAATATVALTGRTGVEMEALTAVSVALLTVYDMAKALDKAMVIEGIRLVAKTGGKSGDWAAPQG from the coding sequence ATGAGCGACCTCACCCATCTCGACGAGAGCGGCGCCGCGCGCATGGTCGATGTCGGAGCCAAGGCCGAGACTCAGCGCGAGGCCGTCGCCATCGGCCGCATCACCATGTCGGCACAAGCCGCCGCCGCAATCCGCGACGGCCTCGTCAAGAAAGGTGACGTGCTCGCTGTCGCACGCGTCGCCGGGATCATGGCGGCGAAGAAGACCAGCGACCTCATCCCGCTCTGCCATCCGCTGGCGATCAGCAAGGCGACCCTCGATCTCGTCGCCGACGACACCGGCGTCGCCGCCACCGCCACCGTCGCGCTCACCGGCCGCACCGGGGTCGAGATGGAAGCGCTCACCGCGGTCTCGGTCGCGCTGCTCACCGTCTACGACATGGCCAAGGCACTCGACAAAGCGATGGTGATCGAGGGCATCCGCCTCGTCGCCAAGACCGGCGGCAAGTCGGGCGACTGGGCCGCACCGCAAGGTTAA
- a CDS encoding molybdopterin molybdotransferase MoeA encodes MADLLPVAEAQRRLLALAPPVVAEIVSLRDAAGRWAAKAVAALRTQPELPLSAMDGYAIRFADLPGPWQVIGESAAGRPFGGTANAGQAVRIFTGAALPDGTDAVLVQEEARREGDMLHLDGEGPGHPGRNVRAAGLDFREGETLIAPGEHLTPVRIALAASAGHAALAVRRRVRIAIAATGDELRPAGAPLGPGELPESNGAMLAAMLAHLPVEIEDLGILPDRRDILEAAFAAVSADILVTTGGASVGDHDLVRPSLEAAGAAIDFWKVAVRPGKPMMAGRLGDTVVIGLPGNPVSAFVTARLFLLPLVAHLSGGADPLPATRTATLGEPLPANGPRADYMRAAHREGRVVAAAIQDSSMLRTLARADCLIVRAPHAPAANPGDSVEILDIA; translated from the coding sequence ATGGCCGATCTGCTCCCCGTCGCCGAAGCCCAGCGCCGCCTGCTCGCGCTCGCCCCGCCCGTCGTGGCCGAGATCGTATCGCTGCGCGATGCCGCGGGCCGCTGGGCCGCTAAGGCCGTGGCCGCGCTGCGCACCCAGCCCGAGCTGCCGCTCTCGGCGATGGATGGCTATGCGATCCGCTTCGCCGACCTGCCCGGCCCGTGGCAGGTGATCGGCGAGAGCGCCGCCGGACGCCCCTTCGGCGGAACCGCCAATGCGGGCCAAGCGGTGCGCATCTTCACTGGCGCGGCGCTCCCCGACGGTACCGATGCCGTGCTGGTACAGGAGGAAGCGCGCCGCGAGGGCGACATGCTTCACCTCGATGGTGAGGGCCCCGGCCATCCCGGCCGCAATGTCCGCGCGGCGGGGCTCGATTTCCGCGAAGGCGAGACGCTGATCGCACCGGGCGAGCATCTCACCCCGGTCCGTATCGCGCTCGCCGCCTCGGCCGGCCATGCCGCGCTTGCCGTCCGCCGCCGCGTCCGGATCGCGATCGCCGCGACCGGCGACGAGTTGCGCCCCGCCGGCGCGCCGCTCGGTCCCGGCGAGCTTCCCGAGAGCAACGGCGCGATGCTCGCGGCGATGCTCGCGCACCTGCCGGTGGAGATCGAGGATCTCGGCATCCTCCCCGATCGCCGGGACATCCTCGAAGCTGCCTTCGCCGCGGTGAGCGCCGACATCCTCGTCACCACCGGCGGCGCCTCGGTCGGCGACCATGACCTCGTCCGGCCTTCGCTCGAAGCAGCAGGCGCCGCGATCGATTTCTGGAAGGTCGCCGTCCGCCCCGGCAAGCCGATGATGGCCGGACGGCTCGGCGACACAGTGGTGATCGGCCTGCCCGGCAACCCGGTCTCGGCCTTCGTCACCGCGCGGCTCTTCCTCCTCCCCCTGGTCGCGCATCTCTCCGGCGGCGCCGATCCCCTGCCCGCCACCCGCACCGCCACGCTTGGCGAGCCCCTCCCCGCCAACGGTCCGCGCGCCGATTATATGCGCGCCGCGCATCGCGAGGGCCGCGTCGTCGCGGCGGCGATCCAGGACAGCTCGATGCTCCGCACCCTCGCCCGCGCGGACTGCCTGATCGTGCGTGCGCCCCACGCGCCGGCCGCCAATCCTGGCGACTCGGTGGAAATCCTCGACATCGCTTGA
- a CDS encoding DUF1800 family protein, which produces MDNLETPLVEAEHGDAEVAVPAVGGAGLSGASAVALGLALAACDSGGGGSGGGVVSPPPTATPSPTPAPITAAQASRFLAQATMGATSADIADVQSRGYAGWITAEFAKPRATTHWDWLVAKGYNDAANINGEAGFDNVMWSQLIGAGDQLRQRVGMALLEILVVGMSGVNLNWRQFAMAAYVDVLMDNAFGNFRTILDKVTTNAAMASFLTFLGNRKANANTGSVPDENYARELMQLFTIGLHRLNMDGSMVTSGGVPVETYTPADVSGLARVFTGLTLDSTDGTTPDRYRRPLIVNAGQHETGASTFLGTTVAAGTAGLDAVKQALDTIFAHPNVPPFVSKQLIQRLVTSNPSPAYVGRVAARFADNGSGVRGDMQAVIRATLLDDEARADPSGTSAGKLREPVMRFTGWARGFGATSPSGTFAVGDTSSPINRLSQALGRSASVFNFFRPGYTPPNSAFATGGLVAPEFQITNEISVVGYVNYMQSAVNNGIADLKSDYAELIALAADSQALIDRINLVLAAGQVSAATVAQIKTAVDSSTNTNNRVAIALLLTLAAPEYLAQK; this is translated from the coding sequence ATGGACAATCTGGAGACGCCTCTGGTCGAGGCGGAGCATGGCGATGCCGAGGTAGCAGTACCAGCCGTCGGCGGCGCGGGGCTGAGCGGGGCGAGCGCGGTCGCGCTCGGGCTCGCGCTGGCGGCGTGCGATTCGGGTGGTGGCGGAAGCGGCGGCGGCGTGGTTTCGCCCCCGCCGACCGCCACGCCATCGCCGACGCCCGCGCCCATTACCGCTGCGCAGGCGAGCCGCTTCCTCGCGCAGGCGACGATGGGCGCGACCAGCGCCGACATCGCCGATGTCCAGTCGCGCGGCTATGCCGGCTGGATCACCGCCGAATTCGCCAAGCCGCGCGCGACCACCCATTGGGACTGGCTAGTGGCCAAAGGCTATAACGACGCCGCCAACATCAACGGCGAGGCGGGCTTCGACAATGTCATGTGGAGCCAGCTGATCGGCGCGGGCGACCAGCTGCGCCAGCGCGTCGGCATGGCGCTGCTCGAGATCCTGGTGGTCGGCATGTCGGGGGTCAACCTCAACTGGCGGCAGTTCGCGATGGCCGCCTATGTCGACGTGCTGATGGACAACGCCTTCGGCAATTTCCGCACGATCCTCGACAAGGTGACCACCAACGCGGCGATGGCCTCGTTTCTCACCTTCCTCGGCAACCGCAAGGCGAACGCCAACACCGGCTCGGTCCCCGACGAGAATTACGCGCGCGAGTTGATGCAGCTGTTCACGATCGGCCTGCACCGGCTCAACATGGACGGCAGCATGGTGACCTCGGGCGGGGTGCCGGTCGAGACCTATACGCCTGCCGACGTTTCGGGGCTGGCACGCGTGTTCACCGGCCTCACGCTCGATTCGACCGACGGTACCACACCCGACCGCTATCGCCGCCCGCTGATCGTCAACGCCGGCCAGCACGAGACTGGCGCCTCGACCTTCCTCGGCACCACGGTGGCTGCAGGCACCGCTGGGCTGGATGCGGTCAAGCAGGCGCTCGACACGATCTTCGCACATCCCAACGTCCCGCCCTTCGTATCGAAGCAGCTGATCCAGCGGCTGGTGACGAGCAATCCCTCGCCCGCCTATGTCGGGCGCGTAGCGGCGAGGTTCGCCGACAACGGCTCCGGCGTGCGCGGCGACATGCAGGCGGTGATCCGCGCGACCCTCCTCGATGACGAGGCGCGTGCCGATCCGTCTGGGACCAGTGCGGGCAAGCTGCGCGAGCCAGTGATGCGCTTCACCGGTTGGGCGCGCGGCTTCGGTGCGACCTCGCCGAGCGGCACCTTCGCGGTCGGCGACACGAGCAGCCCGATCAACCGGCTGAGCCAGGCGCTGGGCCGCAGCGCGTCGGTCTTCAACTTCTTCCGGCCCGGCTACACCCCGCCCAACAGCGCGTTCGCGACCGGCGGGCTGGTCGCGCCGGAATTCCAGATCACCAACGAGATCAGCGTCGTCGGCTATGTGAACTATATGCAGTCGGCGGTGAACAACGGCATCGCCGACCTGAAGAGCGACTATGCCGAGCTGATCGCGCTCGCCGCGGACAGCCAGGCGCTGATCGACCGCATCAACCTGGTGCTCGCCGCGGGGCAGGTCAGCGCAGCGACGGTGGCGCAGATCAAGACCGCGGTCGACAGCTCGACCAACACCAACAACCGGGTCGCGATCGCGCTGTTGCTGACGCTCGCCGCGC
- a CDS encoding aminodeoxychorismate/anthranilate synthase component II, whose translation MILVIDNYDSFTWNLVHYLMELGAEVEVVRNDALTARDAIASNAQAFLLSPGPCTPNEAGISLDLVAACAAEGKPLLGVCLGHQSIGQHFGGQVVRGGLMHGKTSLVEHDGTGLFEGLPSPFTATRYHSLIVTDIPEELVVNATAADDSVMGFRHATLPIHGVQFHPESIATEHGHAMLANFLKIAGIEAKALA comes from the coding sequence ATGATCCTGGTCATCGACAATTACGACAGCTTCACTTGGAACCTCGTCCATTACCTGATGGAGCTGGGCGCGGAGGTGGAGGTGGTGCGCAATGACGCGCTCACCGCGCGCGACGCGATCGCGAGCAACGCGCAGGCCTTCCTGCTCTCGCCCGGCCCGTGCACCCCGAACGAGGCGGGGATCAGCCTCGACCTCGTCGCCGCTTGCGCCGCTGAGGGCAAGCCGCTGCTCGGCGTGTGCCTCGGCCACCAGTCGATCGGCCAGCATTTCGGCGGGCAGGTGGTGCGCGGCGGGCTGATGCACGGCAAGACCAGCCTCGTCGAGCATGACGGCACCGGCCTGTTCGAGGGCCTTCCCTCGCCCTTCACCGCGACGCGTTATCACTCGTTGATCGTGACGGACATTCCCGAGGAACTCGTGGTCAACGCCACCGCGGCGGACGACAGCGTGATGGGCTTCCGTCACGCCACGCTGCCGATCCACGGCGTCCAGTTCCATCCCGAGAGCATCGCCACCGAGCATGGCCATGCGATGCTCGCGAACTTCCTCAAGATCGCGGGGATCGAGGCGAAGGCGCTGGCCTGA
- a CDS encoding Dabb family protein encodes MPVNRRDVVGAVALGGAAMISDAASAASAPGAKIVHHVFFWLKRPGSGQDRDQLIAGLRALAKIQVIRSLQIGVPASTEQRDVVDASFDVSELMVFDNVADQKLYQDHPIHQDFIAKCGHLWRKVIVYDMLTI; translated from the coding sequence ATGCCAGTCAATCGCAGGGATGTCGTGGGGGCGGTTGCGTTGGGCGGCGCTGCCATGATCTCGGACGCAGCCTCGGCAGCGTCCGCGCCGGGTGCCAAGATCGTTCATCACGTCTTCTTCTGGCTGAAGCGGCCCGGGTCGGGCCAGGACCGTGACCAGCTGATCGCGGGCCTGCGGGCGCTCGCGAAGATCCAGGTCATCCGCAGCCTGCAGATCGGCGTCCCCGCATCAACCGAGCAGCGCGACGTCGTCGACGCGAGCTTCGATGTGTCGGAGCTCATGGTATTCGACAATGTCGCGGACCAGAAACTGTATCAGGACCATCCGATCCACCAGGATTTCATCGCCAAATGCGGGCATTTGTGGCGCAAGGTGATCGTCTACGACATGTTGACGATCTGA
- a CDS encoding GFA family protein, producing the protein MTLSGPLTGGCHCGAIRYELSGEPMHHALCHCTDCRRASGAPMVGWAMFPEDALTIIQGVPREYASSEHGRRYFCGTCGSGVFYRNAKNLPGIVDIQAATLDDPDALPAGAHVQVAERIGWMKDAHALPEFARYPGME; encoded by the coding sequence ATGACCCTTTCCGGTCCCCTCACCGGTGGCTGCCACTGTGGCGCGATCCGCTACGAGCTCAGCGGCGAACCGATGCATCATGCGCTGTGCCACTGCACCGACTGCCGCCGCGCCTCGGGTGCACCGATGGTCGGCTGGGCGATGTTTCCCGAGGATGCGCTCACCATCATCCAAGGTGTGCCGCGCGAATATGCCTCGTCCGAGCATGGCCGCCGCTATTTCTGCGGAACCTGCGGCAGCGGCGTGTTCTACCGCAACGCGAAGAACCTGCCCGGCATTGTCGACATCCAGGCGGCGACGCTCGACGATCCCGATGCGCTGCCGGCGGGCGCCCATGTCCAGGTCGCCGAGCGTATCGGCTGGATGAAGGACGCGCATGCGCTGCCGGAATTCGCGCGGTATCCGGGGATGGAGTAA
- a CDS encoding DUF333 domain-containing protein codes for MKRVVLMLPFALMACTPKPADTRATGMANPASVHCVEVGGRVEIRKEAGGATGYCHLPDGRVIEEWTLFRSAEGKNN; via the coding sequence GTGAAACGCGTTGTGCTCATGCTCCCCTTTGCCCTGATGGCCTGTACCCCCAAGCCGGCGGACACAAGGGCGACGGGGATGGCGAACCCTGCTTCGGTTCATTGCGTGGAGGTCGGCGGCCGCGTCGAAATCCGCAAGGAAGCGGGCGGTGCAACCGGATATTGCCACCTGCCAGACGGCCGCGTGATCGAGGAGTGGACGCTGTTCAGATCCGCCGAAGGCAAGAACAACTAG
- a CDS encoding D-2-hydroxyacid dehydrogenase, protein MKAVLPALARPLIEPGLPAGIEPHWFTSREEAAAMVADADIAWIDMQSPEWTGEAAAAGARLKWLFTIRAGIDAFDTALLKARRTIVTNGAGINAIAVAEYAVMGMLVAAKRFDQVVHMADRREWTHDAPGRLELFETRALVIGYGTIGRMIGDRLTAFGVEVTGVTRSGRDGTLSPDQWRSRIGEFDWIILAAPSTADTHALIGADELAAMKPGAWLVNFARGGMVDQPALIEALDKRRIGGAFLDVTDPEPLPPDHPLWAAPNCIHSMHLSGRSQTKMFMRAAALFLENARAFVEGRPMKNVVDLDAGY, encoded by the coding sequence ATGAAAGCCGTTCTGCCCGCCCTCGCCCGCCCGCTGATCGAACCTGGCCTGCCCGCCGGGATCGAGCCGCACTGGTTCACCAGCCGCGAGGAAGCCGCCGCGATGGTGGCGGACGCCGATATCGCCTGGATCGACATGCAGAGCCCCGAATGGACCGGCGAAGCGGCCGCCGCGGGCGCGCGCCTCAAATGGCTCTTCACCATTCGCGCTGGGATCGATGCGTTCGATACCGCATTGCTCAAGGCGCGGCGTACCATCGTCACCAACGGCGCCGGGATCAACGCGATCGCGGTCGCCGAATATGCGGTGATGGGCATGCTCGTCGCAGCCAAGCGCTTCGATCAAGTCGTCCACATGGCCGACCGGCGCGAATGGACGCACGACGCGCCGGGCAGGCTCGAACTGTTCGAGACCCGCGCGCTCGTCATCGGTTATGGCACGATCGGCCGGATGATCGGCGATCGGCTGACGGCGTTCGGCGTCGAGGTGACCGGCGTCACCCGCTCGGGCCGCGACGGCACGCTCAGTCCGGACCAGTGGCGCAGCCGGATCGGCGAGTTCGACTGGATCATCCTCGCCGCCCCCTCGACCGCCGACACCCATGCGCTGATCGGCGCAGACGAACTGGCCGCGATGAAGCCCGGCGCCTGGCTGGTAAATTTCGCGCGCGGCGGCATGGTCGATCAACCGGCGCTGATCGAGGCGCTGGACAAGCGCCGGATCGGCGGCGCGTTTCTCGACGTCACCGATCCCGAACCGCTTCCACCTGATCACCCGCTCTGGGCCGCACCCAACTGCATCCACTCGATGCACCTGTCCGGGCGATCGCAGACGAAAATGTTCATGCGCGCCGCCGCACTGTTCCTCGAAAACGCCCGCGCCTTTGTCGAGGGCAGGCCGATGAAGAACGTCGTCGATCTCGACGCGGGCTATTAG
- the lexA gene encoding transcriptional repressor LexA yields the protein MLTKKQHELICFIADRLNETGVSPSFEEMKDALDLKSKSGVHRLISALEERGFLRRLPNRARALEVLKMPERGETKKAAPAPKGNVVPLNRPAPPPANDVIEIPLHGRIAAGVPIEALEGSTMLPVPAALLGSGEHYALEVAGDSMVEAGIFDGDYALIRRQDTARDGEIVVALIEDNEATLKYFRNEGSMVRLDPANRAYDPQRYRPDQVRVQGRLAGLLRRY from the coding sequence ATGCTTACGAAGAAGCAGCATGAGCTGATCTGCTTCATCGCCGACCGCTTGAACGAGACCGGCGTCTCGCCCTCGTTCGAGGAGATGAAGGACGCGCTCGATCTCAAGTCGAAGTCGGGCGTGCATCGCCTGATCTCCGCGCTCGAGGAGCGCGGCTTCCTTCGCCGCCTGCCCAATCGCGCGCGCGCGCTCGAAGTGCTCAAGATGCCCGAGCGCGGCGAGACCAAGAAGGCCGCGCCGGCGCCGAAGGGCAATGTCGTCCCCCTCAACCGCCCCGCGCCGCCGCCCGCCAACGACGTGATCGAGATCCCCCTCCACGGCCGCATCGCCGCCGGCGTGCCGATCGAGGCGCTGGAGGGCTCGACGATGCTTCCCGTTCCTGCCGCGTTGCTCGGCTCGGGCGAGCATTATGCGCTCGAGGTCGCGGGTGACTCGATGGTCGAGGCCGGCATCTTCGACGGCGACTATGCGCTGATCCGCCGCCAGGACACGGCACGCGACGGCGAGATCGTCGTTGCGCTGATCGAGGATAATGAGGCGACGCTCAAATATTTCCGGAACGAGGGCAGCATGGTCCGCCTCGACCCGGCAAACCGCGCCTATGATCCGCAGCGCTACCGCCCCGATCAGGTGCGCGTGCAAGGCCGGCTCGCAGGACTGCTGCGCCGCTACTGA
- a CDS encoding PilZ domain-containing protein, giving the protein MTLPARSAIFSLSGDLNSSPVGAIEDAAPARLLLGSAGERHCFVHRITAAGATLTVSGPVGNGDLATIELPFGLTADGSIVGDDPAAISFRFDEPLDVVGALARCLAALPAERRQMPRIELRQRLCIRHAGQVDFAWTRNLSPAGIGIETRAALTEGAEVEITLDGLRPIQGEVRWTEKGQAGIAFAAELGWQLLMPWLRKVATHRPGPVVVRELSPSPLGAVRDALRLDIATHVRSGVNWWNAQLNTLSSTLVEFESATEFAPLSSLWLSLPGIGGWPIRVIECHGARHVAEFRLPLRPHDMAKLTEAARPR; this is encoded by the coding sequence ATGACATTACCGGCACGATCGGCGATCTTCTCGCTGTCCGGCGACCTCAATTCGTCGCCGGTCGGCGCGATCGAGGATGCGGCGCCCGCACGGCTGCTGCTCGGCAGCGCGGGCGAGCGGCATTGCTTCGTCCACCGCATCACCGCGGCGGGGGCCACGCTCACCGTTTCGGGTCCCGTCGGCAACGGCGATCTGGCCACGATCGAGCTGCCCTTCGGCCTCACCGCCGACGGCTCGATCGTCGGCGACGACCCCGCGGCGATCTCGTTCCGCTTCGACGAGCCGCTCGACGTGGTGGGGGCGCTCGCCCGCTGCCTCGCCGCGCTCCCCGCAGAACGCCGCCAGATGCCGCGCATCGAGCTGCGCCAGCGGCTGTGCATCCGCCACGCCGGGCAAGTCGATTTCGCCTGGACCCGCAACCTTTCCCCCGCCGGCATCGGCATCGAGACCCGCGCCGCGCTCACCGAGGGCGCCGAGGTCGAGATCACTCTCGACGGCCTCCGCCCGATCCAGGGCGAGGTGCGCTGGACCGAGAAGGGGCAAGCCGGCATCGCCTTTGCCGCTGAGCTGGGCTGGCAGCTGCTGATGCCCTGGCTGCGCAAGGTCGCGACCCACCGCCCCGGGCCGGTGGTGGTGCGCGAGCTGTCGCCCTCCCCGCTCGGCGCGGTCCGCGATGCGCTGCGCCTCGACATCGCGACCCATGTCCGCTCGGGGGTCAACTGGTGGAACGCCCAGCTCAACACGCTGAGCAGCACATTGGTCGAGTTCGAGAGCGCGACCGAGTTCGCGCCGCTCTCCTCGCTGTGGCTGTCACTCCCCGGGATCGGCGGCTGGCCGATCCGCGTGATCGAGTGTCACGGCGCGCGCCACGTCGCCGAGTTCCGCCTGCCGCTGCGCCCACACGACATGGCGAAGCTGACCGAAGCCGCCCGCCCGCGCTGA
- the trpC gene encoding indole-3-glycerol phosphate synthase TrpC, whose translation MNTLDKILEVKRGEVAARKAATSLAELQAHALVQTPPRGFRAALDAKAASGYGLIAEIKKASPSKGLIRADFDPPAHARAYAAGGAACLSVLTDAEFFQGHEDYLVAARAACALPVIRKDFMIDPWQALEARSIGADAILIIVAALDDAQMAEIEDAALGLGMDALVEVHDEVELDRALALKSRLIGVNNRNLKDFSVSFDRTYELVGRAPEGCTFVAESGLTSRADLDAMAEHGVRCFLIGESLMRQDDVEAATRALVG comes from the coding sequence ATGAACACGCTCGACAAGATCCTCGAAGTGAAGCGCGGCGAGGTCGCGGCGCGCAAGGCCGCGACCAGCCTCGCCGAGCTGCAGGCGCACGCGCTGGTCCAGACCCCGCCGCGCGGCTTCCGCGCCGCGCTCGATGCGAAGGCGGCGAGCGGCTACGGCCTGATCGCCGAGATCAAGAAAGCATCGCCCTCCAAGGGATTGATCCGCGCCGATTTCGATCCCCCTGCCCATGCCCGCGCCTATGCGGCGGGCGGCGCCGCGTGCCTGTCAGTGCTCACCGACGCCGAGTTCTTCCAGGGGCATGAGGACTATCTGGTCGCCGCCCGCGCCGCGTGCGCGCTGCCGGTGATCCGCAAGGACTTCATGATCGATCCGTGGCAGGCGCTGGAGGCGCGCAGCATCGGCGCCGACGCGATCCTGATCATCGTCGCCGCGCTCGACGACGCGCAGATGGCGGAGATCGAGGATGCCGCGCTCGGGCTCGGCATGGACGCGCTGGTCGAGGTCCATGACGAAGTCGAGCTCGACCGCGCGCTCGCGCTCAAGTCGCGGCTGATCGGGGTCAACAACCGCAATCTCAAGGACTTCTCGGTCTCGTTCGACCGCACCTATGAACTCGTCGGTCGCGCGCCCGAAGGCTGCACGTTCGTCGCCGAGTCCGGCCTCACCAGCCGCGCTGATCTCGACGCGATGGCCGAGCACGGCGTGCGCTGCTTCCTGATCGGCGAGAGCCTGATGCGCCAGGACGATGTCGAGGCGGCGACGCGGGCGCTGGTCGGATGA
- the trpD gene encoding anthranilate phosphoribosyltransferase: MTSFSLLPDPATPLARESAAQAFADILDGTVSEAEIEAFLIALAERGETSIEIAEAARAMRQRVIPVSAPANAIDVCGTGGDGHHTLNVSTAVAIVVAASGIPVAKHGNRAASSKSGAADTLEALGLDLDRAALNAEAHLNDLGIAFLFAAKHHPAMGRIAPLRKRIGRRTIFNLMGPLANPAGVQRQLIGIARPDYAPIYAEALEQLGVKGAAIVAGEEGLDELSPEGASRVVSIGDVSLPPRVTPADAGLDSHPLAALRGGDARENAAALRRLLLGERGAYRDAVLLNAAAALVVAGEAADLREGAEEAAETIDKGLANALLDCWIAAA, translated from the coding sequence GTGACCAGCTTCAGCCTCCTCCCTGATCCCGCGACGCCGCTCGCGCGCGAATCCGCTGCGCAGGCGTTCGCCGACATTCTCGACGGCACCGTGTCCGAGGCGGAGATCGAGGCGTTCCTGATCGCCCTAGCCGAACGCGGCGAGACGAGCATCGAGATCGCCGAGGCGGCGCGCGCGATGCGCCAGCGGGTGATCCCGGTCAGCGCCCCCGCCAACGCGATCGACGTGTGCGGCACCGGCGGCGACGGGCATCACACGCTCAACGTCTCGACCGCGGTCGCGATCGTCGTCGCGGCGTCGGGCATTCCGGTCGCCAAGCACGGCAACCGCGCCGCCAGCTCCAAGTCGGGCGCGGCCGACACGCTCGAGGCGCTCGGCCTCGATCTCGACCGCGCGGCGCTCAATGCCGAGGCGCATCTGAACGACCTCGGCATCGCCTTCCTGTTCGCGGCCAAGCACCATCCCGCGATGGGCCGCATCGCGCCGCTGCGCAAACGCATCGGGCGGCGCACGATCTTCAACCTGATGGGCCCGCTCGCCAATCCGGCGGGGGTACAGCGCCAGCTGATCGGCATCGCCCGCCCGGACTATGCCCCGATCTATGCCGAAGCGCTCGAGCAGCTCGGCGTCAAGGGCGCCGCGATCGTCGCGGGCGAGGAAGGGCTCGACGAGCTCTCGCCCGAGGGCGCTTCGCGCGTGGTGAGCATCGGCGATGTCAGCTTGCCCCCGCGCGTCACCCCCGCGGACGCCGGCCTCGACTCCCATCCGCTAGCCGCCCTGCGCGGCGGCGACGCGCGCGAGAATGCCGCGGCGCTGCGCCGCCTGCTGCTGGGTGAGCGCGGCGCCTATCGCGACGCCGTGCTGCTCAACGCCGCCGCCGCACTAGTGGTCGCGGGCGAGGCGGCTGACCTGCGCGAGGGCGCCGAGGAAGCCGCCGAGACGATCGACAAGGGGCTTGCCAACGCGCTGCTCGACTGCTGGATCGCCGCGGCATGA